A DNA window from Comamonas fluminis contains the following coding sequences:
- a CDS encoding family 2A encapsulin nanocompartment cargo protein cysteine desulfurase, translating to MAPAGAQPHISPPLHPPLDPAVLAQLANSLFRSLPGNAPALPVQGAQPPATWAPGGSPLAAPSGFSPNVPGTPIPQGQVPGSNLLPSSPGTSLSLVNRAPSALPQAQAGNGLPDKAFAALPAYEPRLAGATDGANPSQALAANTFSAPAGLDALSQQAVQALSSGGARPSFVDVPHLDLGASQPAAPASAAAVGTAPQFYFVDAVTLPSGFVTPAKPHPYAANGVHGAQAATPQSQADRHPGFDVNAVRRDFPILQERINGKQLVWLDNAATTHKPRQVIERIAHFYEHENSNIHRAAHTLAARATDAYEHAREVVRRFINAPDAREVIFVRGTTEAINLVAKSWGGQNVGEGDEIIVSHLEHHANIVPWQQLAQAKGAKLRVIPVDDQGQIRLDEYEKLLNDRTKLVAIGHVSNVLGTVVPVKEVVARAKACGITTLIDGAQSIAHTSVDVQDLGADFFVFSGHKIFAPTGIGALWGRREVLEAMPPWQGGGNMIADVTFEKTVFQPLPNTFEAGTGNIADAVGLGAALEYVERIGIENISRYEHALVDYGMQQLATIPGLRLIGTVPGKASVLSFTLEGYTTDEVGKALNAEGIAVRTGHHCAQPILRRFGVETAVRPSVAFYNTFEEIDLLVNEVRKLASQRRTVR from the coding sequence ATCGCCCCTGCCGGTGCCCAGCCGCACATCAGTCCACCTCTTCATCCTCCCCTTGACCCGGCCGTGCTGGCCCAGCTGGCCAACAGCCTGTTTCGCAGCCTTCCGGGCAACGCACCGGCCTTGCCCGTGCAGGGCGCGCAGCCGCCTGCCACATGGGCACCGGGCGGCTCACCACTGGCTGCGCCCTCGGGCTTTTCGCCCAATGTGCCGGGCACACCCATCCCGCAGGGGCAGGTGCCGGGCAGCAATCTGCTGCCGTCCAGCCCCGGCACATCGCTGTCGCTGGTCAATCGCGCTCCTTCTGCTCTGCCGCAAGCGCAGGCGGGCAATGGCCTGCCCGACAAAGCCTTTGCCGCGTTGCCCGCTTATGAGCCGCGACTGGCGGGGGCGACAGATGGCGCGAATCCTTCGCAAGCCCTTGCAGCAAACACCTTCAGTGCCCCAGCGGGTCTGGACGCCTTGAGCCAGCAAGCCGTGCAGGCTTTGTCTTCAGGTGGCGCTCGCCCCAGCTTTGTGGATGTGCCGCATCTGGACTTGGGCGCATCTCAGCCCGCTGCACCCGCCAGTGCTGCGGCTGTTGGCACGGCACCGCAGTTCTATTTTGTCGATGCTGTTACGCTGCCCAGCGGATTTGTCACTCCGGCCAAGCCGCATCCGTATGCCGCGAATGGGGTGCATGGGGCGCAAGCCGCCACGCCGCAATCGCAGGCCGACCGCCACCCCGGTTTTGACGTGAACGCCGTGCGCCGCGATTTCCCCATCCTGCAGGAGCGCATCAATGGCAAGCAACTGGTATGGCTGGACAACGCCGCCACTACGCACAAGCCGCGCCAGGTGATTGAGCGCATCGCACATTTCTACGAACACGAAAACTCCAACATCCACCGCGCCGCACACACGCTGGCGGCACGCGCCACCGATGCCTACGAGCATGCCCGCGAAGTGGTGCGCCGCTTTATCAATGCGCCCGATGCGCGCGAGGTGATCTTTGTGCGCGGCACCACCGAGGCCATCAACCTGGTGGCCAAAAGCTGGGGCGGCCAGAACGTGGGCGAAGGCGACGAAATCATCGTCAGCCACCTGGAGCACCACGCCAACATCGTGCCCTGGCAGCAACTGGCACAGGCCAAGGGCGCCAAGCTGCGCGTGATCCCGGTGGACGACCAGGGCCAGATTCGCCTGGACGAATACGAGAAACTGCTGAACGACCGCACAAAACTGGTCGCCATCGGCCATGTGTCCAACGTGCTGGGCACCGTGGTGCCGGTCAAGGAAGTGGTGGCCCGTGCCAAGGCGTGTGGCATCACCACGCTGATCGACGGCGCGCAGTCCATCGCCCACACGTCGGTGGATGTGCAGGATCTGGGGGCGGATTTTTTCGTCTTCTCGGGGCACAAAATCTTTGCCCCCACCGGCATCGGCGCGCTCTGGGGCCGCCGCGAGGTGCTCGAAGCCATGCCACCCTGGCAAGGCGGCGGCAACATGATTGCCGACGTGACGTTCGAGAAAACCGTGTTCCAGCCCCTGCCCAACACCTTTGAAGCGGGTACCGGCAACATCGCCGACGCCGTGGGCCTGGGCGCGGCGCTGGAGTATGTGGAGCGCATTGGCATTGAAAACATCAGCCGCTACGAGCACGCACTGGTGGACTATGGCATGCAGCAACTGGCCACCATCCCCGGCCTGCGCCTGATCGGCACCGTGCCGGGCAAGGCCAGCGTGCTGTCGTTCACCCTGGAGGGCTATACGACGGACGAAGTGGGCAAGGCGCTGAATGCCGAGGGCATTGCCGTGCGCACCGGCCACCACTGCGCGCAGCCCATCTTGCGGCGCTTTGGGGTGGAGACCGCCGTGCGCCCATCGGTTGCCTTCTACAACACCTTTGAGGAGATTGACCTGCTGGTGAATGAGGTGCGCAAGCTGGCGTCGCAGCGCCGAACAGTGCGCTGA
- a CDS encoding family 2A encapsulin nanocompartment shell protein: MTTLHTLGDNAARQLANATKTAPQLATITPRWLTHLLQWVPVEAGIYRVNQVKNPEDIKVTCTAKQFENQLPRTFVDYDEAPREYFLNAVSTVLDVHTRISDLYSSPHDQIKEQLRLTIETIKENQESELINNAAYGLLAQVTDEQRIFPLSDDGGPTPDDLDELLTKVWKEPAFFLAHPLTIAAFGREATRRGTPPPTVSLFGSQFITWRGVPLIPSDKIPVADGKSSIILLRVGDRRQGVVGLFQPGLAGEQSPGLSVRFMGINDQAISSYLISLYCSLAVLTPDALAVLDDVRIDRYHDYSALDTYK, translated from the coding sequence ATGACTACTTTGCACACTCTGGGCGACAACGCCGCCCGCCAGCTTGCTAACGCCACCAAGACCGCGCCCCAGCTGGCCACCATCACGCCGCGCTGGCTTACCCATCTGCTGCAATGGGTGCCGGTAGAGGCGGGCATCTACCGCGTCAATCAGGTCAAGAACCCCGAGGACATCAAAGTCACCTGCACCGCCAAGCAGTTTGAAAACCAGCTGCCGCGCACTTTTGTGGATTACGACGAAGCGCCGCGCGAGTATTTTCTGAACGCGGTCTCCACCGTGCTGGATGTGCACACCCGCATCTCGGATCTGTACAGCAGCCCGCATGACCAGATCAAGGAGCAGCTGCGCCTGACCATCGAAACCATCAAGGAGAATCAGGAAAGCGAGCTCATCAACAACGCCGCCTACGGCCTGCTGGCGCAGGTGACGGATGAGCAGCGCATCTTCCCCCTGAGCGATGACGGTGGGCCCACCCCAGACGATCTGGACGAGCTGCTGACCAAGGTCTGGAAGGAACCGGCCTTCTTTCTGGCTCACCCGCTGACCATTGCCGCCTTTGGCCGCGAAGCCACGCGCCGTGGCACGCCGCCGCCCACGGTCAGCCTGTTTGGCAGCCAGTTCATCACCTGGCGCGGCGTGCCACTGATTCCGTCGGACAAGATTCCCGTGGCCGATGGCAAAAGCAGCATCATCCTGCTGCGCGTGGGCGACCGTCGCCAGGGCGTGGTCGGTCTGTTCCAGCCGGGTCTGGCGGGCGAGCAAAGCCCCGGCCTGTCGGTGCGCTTCATGGGTATCAACGATCAGGCCATCAGCTCGTATTTGATCTCGCTGTACTGCTCTCTGGCTGTGCTGACGCCCGATGCGCTGGCCGTGCTGGACGATGTGCGCATTGACCGCTATCACGACTACTCGGCGCTGGACACCTATAAGTAA
- the epsC gene encoding serine O-acetyltransferase EpsC, whose amino-acid sequence MSDFPISDIVAELRLVRESWRESQGRTDIAQREFPSRDAVTQAIESLKGVLYPLRLGPTELRQSSEDFFIGHTLDTALQTLQDQARIELRYRARQDGERDAEYSEHSERAHELRAAKAVHEFALELPGLRKLLDVDVLAAFHGDPAAQSVDEVVLSYPGVLALIHHRIAHVLYRLELPLLARMVAELAHGQTGIDIHPGARIGAGCFIDHGTGVVVGETAVIGRNVRIYQAVTLGAKRFPRDAQGHLQKGWPRHPVVQDDVVIYAGATILGRITIGRGAVIGGNVWVTQDVPPQTHVSQSSPVEKVHPLPAAA is encoded by the coding sequence ATGAGTGACTTTCCCATTTCCGACATCGTGGCTGAACTGCGTCTGGTGCGCGAGAGCTGGCGCGAATCGCAGGGCCGCACCGATATTGCGCAGCGCGAGTTTCCCTCGCGGGACGCGGTAACGCAGGCCATAGAGTCGCTCAAGGGCGTGCTCTATCCGCTGCGCCTGGGCCCCACGGAGCTGCGCCAGTCCAGCGAAGATTTCTTCATCGGCCACACGCTGGACACCGCCTTGCAGACGCTGCAGGACCAGGCCCGCATCGAACTGCGCTACCGCGCCCGCCAGGACGGCGAGCGTGATGCCGAGTACAGCGAGCACAGCGAACGCGCCCATGAGCTGCGCGCCGCCAAGGCAGTGCATGAATTTGCGCTGGAACTGCCCGGTTTGCGCAAGCTGCTGGATGTGGATGTGCTGGCCGCTTTTCATGGCGACCCTGCGGCGCAGAGCGTGGATGAAGTCGTGCTCAGCTACCCCGGCGTGCTGGCGCTCATTCACCACCGCATTGCCCATGTGCTGTACCGGCTGGAGCTGCCCCTGCTGGCGCGCATGGTGGCTGAGCTGGCCCACGGCCAGACGGGCATAGACATTCACCCCGGCGCACGCATTGGCGCTGGCTGCTTTATCGACCACGGCACCGGCGTGGTGGTGGGTGAAACAGCCGTGATTGGCCGCAATGTGCGCATCTATCAGGCTGTCACGCTGGGGGCCAAGCGCTTTCCGCGCGACGCCCAGGGCCATCTGCAAAAAGGCTGGCCGCGCCACCCCGTGGTGCAGGACGACGTGGTGATCTACGCCGGCGCTACGATTCTGGGCCGCATCACCATCGGGCGCGGCGCCGTCATTGGCGGCAATGTCTGGGTCACGCAGGATGTGCCGCCGCAAACCCATGTCTCCCAGTCCAGCCCGGTGGAAAAAGTGCATCCGCTGCCCGCTGCCGCCTGA
- a CDS encoding rhodanese-like domain-containing protein, which produces MTDISNLPALKEAAAQAAAQGLSFAGSIPPQEAWQLVEQGLALLVDVRTAEERKFVGHVPGSAHVPWATGTALSRNPRFVRELTALLARQPQPAIALLLCRSGKRSTLAAQEAAKAGLPHVFNISEGFEGELDEAQHRGRADGWRFHGLPWQQD; this is translated from the coding sequence ATGACAGATATCTCCAACCTTCCCGCACTGAAAGAAGCCGCCGCCCAGGCTGCGGCGCAGGGCTTGTCATTTGCGGGCTCTATCCCTCCGCAGGAGGCCTGGCAACTGGTAGAGCAGGGCCTGGCCTTGCTGGTGGATGTGCGCACCGCTGAAGAGCGCAAATTTGTGGGCCATGTGCCCGGCAGCGCCCATGTGCCCTGGGCCACGGGCACGGCGCTGTCGCGCAACCCGCGCTTTGTGCGTGAGCTGACGGCGCTGCTGGCCAGGCAGCCACAGCCCGCCATTGCCCTGCTGCTGTGTCGCAGCGGCAAACGCTCCACGCTGGCGGCACAGGAAGCGGCCAAGGCCGGTCTGCCCCATGTCTTCAATATCAGCGAAGGCTTTGAAGGCGAGCTGGATGAAGCGCAGCACCGGGGCCGGGCTGACGGCTGGCGCTTTCATGGCCTGCCGTGGCAGCAGGATTGA
- a CDS encoding CysB family HTH-type transcriptional regulator, with protein MNFQQLRSVREAVRRGFNLTEVATMLHTSQPGVSRQIRELEDELGIDIFVRAGKRLTGLTPPGTSLLPIVERMLLEADNLRRAGEDFRASEQGGLSIAATHSQARYALPQVVRDFRALYPQVSLHLHQGSPRQVAEMLLSGEADIGVATEALGSYEPLVTLPCYRWSHSIVVPPGHPLLEEAGPVSLEALARFPIITYEQGYTGRAHIDKAFAAAGLAPDVVLTAMDADVVKTYVELGMGVGIIASIAFDAERDRHLRAIDGRHLFEVNLTRLALRRGAWLRGYAYAFIESFVPTLTAEVVRKALQSEAA; from the coding sequence ATGAATTTTCAGCAACTGCGATCCGTAAGAGAGGCTGTGCGCCGTGGCTTCAATCTCACCGAAGTGGCGACCATGCTCCACACCTCCCAGCCCGGCGTGAGCCGGCAGATTCGGGAGCTGGAGGATGAGCTGGGTATCGACATTTTTGTGCGTGCAGGCAAGCGCCTGACGGGGCTGACGCCGCCGGGCACCAGCCTGCTGCCCATTGTGGAGCGCATGCTGCTGGAAGCCGACAATCTGCGCCGCGCTGGCGAGGATTTTCGCGCCAGCGAGCAGGGCGGTCTGTCGATTGCCGCCACCCATTCCCAGGCCCGTTATGCGCTGCCGCAGGTGGTGCGGGACTTTCGTGCGCTGTATCCGCAGGTGTCCTTGCATCTGCACCAGGGCTCGCCGCGCCAGGTGGCGGAAATGCTGCTCTCGGGCGAGGCCGATATCGGCGTGGCCACCGAAGCGCTGGGCAGCTATGAGCCACTGGTGACCCTGCCTTGCTACCGCTGGTCGCACAGCATTGTGGTGCCGCCCGGGCACCCTTTGCTGGAGGAAGCCGGCCCTGTGTCGCTTGAGGCGCTGGCGCGTTTTCCCATCATCACCTACGAGCAGGGCTACACGGGCCGCGCCCATATCGACAAGGCTTTTGCTGCAGCCGGTCTGGCCCCGGATGTGGTGCTGACGGCCATGGATGCCGATGTGGTCAAGACCTATGTGGAACTGGGCATGGGCGTGGGCATCATCGCCTCGATTGCCTTTGATGCCGAGCGTGACCGCCATCTGCGTGCCATTGACGGGCGCCATCTGTTCGAGGTCAACCTCACGCGGCTGGCCCTGCGCCGTGGCGCGTGGCTGCGTGGCTACGCCTATGCCTTTATCGAAAGCTTTGTGCCCACGCTCACGGCAGAGGTGGTGCGCAAGGCCTTGCAATCAGAGGCGGCCTGA
- a CDS encoding ATP-binding cassette domain-containing protein, with protein MSSLWNRLTQSLVSAGAFNARQPLVAWEASWDEAEALLASGKLGDKAQAADAAQAGRSVPKGVHLQTQQLTKCYGDREVLKQVQLDVQPGEFIAIVGRSGCGKSTLLRLVAGLEGASAGQLLIDETAAKEAKKDTRIMFQDARLLPWKRVLDNVILGLPESAREQGRKVLAQVGLADRENEWPARLSGGQRQRVALARALVHQPRLLLLDEPLGALDALTRIEMHRLIEGLWRSHGFTALLVTHDVQEAVALADRVVLIEDGRIALDERIDLPRPRVHGDARFAALETRILDRVLQKPEADIADELGEPPQNSWPGVSASGLRWAI; from the coding sequence ATGAGCAGTTTATGGAATCGTTTGACGCAGTCGCTGGTCAGCGCCGGTGCTTTCAATGCGCGCCAGCCGCTGGTGGCCTGGGAGGCTTCCTGGGACGAGGCCGAGGCGCTGCTGGCCAGCGGCAAGCTGGGGGACAAGGCTCAGGCCGCTGATGCAGCGCAGGCCGGGCGCAGCGTGCCCAAGGGCGTGCATTTGCAGACCCAGCAGCTGACCAAGTGCTATGGCGATCGGGAAGTGCTCAAGCAGGTGCAGCTGGATGTGCAGCCCGGCGAGTTCATTGCCATCGTGGGGCGCAGCGGCTGCGGCAAGTCCACGCTGCTGCGGCTGGTGGCGGGGCTGGAGGGCGCTAGTGCAGGCCAGTTGCTGATTGACGAAACGGCAGCCAAAGAAGCAAAAAAGGACACGCGCATCATGTTTCAGGACGCGCGTCTGCTGCCCTGGAAGCGGGTGCTGGACAACGTGATTCTGGGCCTGCCCGAATCGGCGCGTGAGCAGGGCCGCAAGGTGCTGGCGCAGGTGGGGCTGGCAGATCGTGAGAACGAATGGCCTGCGCGTTTGTCGGGTGGCCAGCGCCAGCGTGTGGCACTGGCCCGCGCCCTGGTGCACCAGCCGCGTTTGCTGCTGCTGGACGAGCCGCTGGGAGCGCTGGATGCGCTCACACGCATTGAGATGCACCGCCTGATCGAAGGCCTGTGGCGCAGCCACGGCTTTACCGCCTTGCTGGTCACCCACGATGTGCAGGAAGCCGTGGCCCTGGCCGACCGTGTGGTGCTGATCGAAGACGGGCGCATTGCGCTGGATGAACGCATCGACCTGCCGCGCCCGCGTGTGCATGGCGATGCCCGTTTTGCCGCGCTGGAAACCCGCATTCTGGACCGCGTTCTGCAAAAGCCAGAGGCCGATATTGCCGATGAGCTGGGTGAGCCCCCGCAAAACAGCTGGCCCGGAGTATCCGCCAGCGGTTTGCGTTGGGCGATTTGA
- the ssuC gene encoding aliphatic sulfonate ABC transporter permease SsuC produces the protein MSDVPTLALKSASDAPLRWGPFARQVGQRLLPWLVPLALIAVWQAASAYGWLSTRVLPAPLDVLRAAWTLAESGELWTHVKVSAGRALAGLAIGGSAGLALGLLTGSLRWAETLLDSTIQMVRNIPALALIPLVILWFGIDESAKLFLISISVFFPIYLNTFHGIRNVDPGLIEMGKSYGLTRWQLYRDIVLPGALSSILVGLRFSLGLMWVILIVAETISAQAGIGYLTMNAREFLQTDVVLVGILLYAILGKLADFFARGLERWWLRWHPSYR, from the coding sequence ATGAGCGATGTTCCAACCCTTGCGCTGAAGTCTGCGAGCGATGCGCCGCTGCGATGGGGGCCGTTTGCCCGCCAGGTGGGCCAGCGGCTGCTGCCATGGCTGGTGCCTCTGGCGCTGATTGCCGTGTGGCAGGCCGCATCGGCCTATGGCTGGCTGTCCACGCGGGTTCTTCCTGCGCCGCTGGATGTGCTGCGTGCCGCGTGGACACTGGCCGAATCAGGCGAGCTGTGGACCCATGTCAAGGTCAGCGCCGGGCGTGCACTGGCGGGGCTGGCCATTGGTGGCAGCGCGGGGCTGGCACTGGGCCTGCTCACAGGTTCACTGCGCTGGGCCGAAACGCTGCTCGATTCCACCATTCAGATGGTGCGCAACATCCCCGCGCTGGCGCTGATTCCGCTGGTCATTCTGTGGTTTGGCATTGATGAATCGGCCAAGCTGTTTCTCATCAGCATCTCGGTGTTCTTTCCCATTTACCTCAATACCTTTCACGGCATTCGCAATGTGGACCCGGGGCTGATCGAGATGGGCAAAAGCTACGGCCTCACGCGCTGGCAGCTGTACCGCGACATCGTGCTGCCCGGCGCGCTGTCTTCCATTCTGGTGGGCCTGCGTTTTTCGCTGGGGCTGATGTGGGTGATTCTGATCGTGGCCGAAACCATCTCGGCGCAGGCGGGCATTGGCTACCTGACCATGAACGCCCGCGAATTTCTGCAGACCGATGTGGTGCTGGTGGGCATCCTGCTCTACGCCATTCTGGGCAAGCTGGCCGACTTTTTTGCCCGGGGGCTGGAGCGCTGGTGGTTGCGGTGGCATCCGAGTTATCGGTGA
- the ssuD gene encoding FMNH2-dependent alkanesulfonate monooxygenase: MKVFWFIPTHGDARYLGTSEGARQLSYDYVKQVAIAADSLGYEGVLIPTGRSCEDPWVVASSLLPVTQRLKFLVAVRPGLHQPSLAARMAASFDRLSGGRLLINLVTGGDQAELEGDGVFLDHATRYEQSAEFIQIWREILERSHRGESLDFEGEHLQVKGAKLLFPPLQKPYPPVYFGGSSAAAHELAAEQVDAYLTWGEPPEEVAKKITDVREKAARHGRTVKFGIRLHVIVRETDEEAWADAERLISRLKDETVVQAQAAFARMDSEGQRRMAALHAGGSKRTRKDLEISPNLWAGVGLVRGGAGTALVGSAQTVADRIKEYADLGIDTFVLSGYPHLEEAYRFAELVFPLLPVNVQEKLGGGNPGGPFGETVANLYTPERENVRVSQS, translated from the coding sequence ATGAAAGTTTTCTGGTTCATTCCCACCCACGGTGACGCCCGCTATCTGGGCACCAGCGAAGGGGCACGCCAGCTCAGTTATGACTATGTCAAACAGGTCGCTATTGCTGCTGACAGTCTGGGCTATGAAGGGGTGCTGATTCCTACAGGCCGCTCTTGCGAAGACCCCTGGGTGGTGGCCTCCAGCCTGCTGCCTGTGACCCAGCGGCTGAAGTTTTTGGTGGCCGTGCGCCCCGGCCTGCACCAGCCCAGTCTGGCAGCGCGCATGGCGGCCAGCTTTGACCGCCTCTCCGGTGGCCGTCTGCTGATCAATCTGGTCACAGGTGGCGATCAGGCCGAGCTGGAGGGCGATGGCGTGTTCCTCGACCACGCCACGCGCTACGAGCAGTCGGCAGAGTTCATCCAGATCTGGCGCGAAATTCTGGAGCGCAGCCACCGTGGTGAATCGCTGGATTTTGAGGGAGAGCACCTGCAGGTCAAGGGTGCCAAGCTGTTGTTCCCGCCGCTGCAAAAGCCGTACCCGCCCGTGTATTTCGGCGGCTCATCGGCGGCAGCCCATGAGCTGGCGGCAGAGCAGGTCGATGCCTATCTGACCTGGGGCGAGCCCCCGGAAGAGGTCGCCAAAAAGATTACCGATGTGCGCGAGAAAGCCGCCCGCCATGGCCGTACCGTGAAGTTCGGCATTCGCCTGCACGTCATCGTGCGCGAAACCGATGAAGAAGCCTGGGCCGATGCGGAGCGCCTCATCAGCCGCTTGAAGGACGAGACCGTGGTGCAGGCCCAGGCCGCTTTTGCACGCATGGATTCCGAAGGGCAGCGGCGTATGGCTGCTCTCCACGCCGGTGGCAGCAAGCGTACCCGCAAGGACCTGGAGATCAGCCCCAATCTGTGGGCCGGTGTGGGTCTGGTGCGCGGCGGGGCTGGCACGGCGCTGGTGGGCAGTGCGCAAACGGTGGCAGATCGCATCAAGGAATACGCCGACCTGGGGATAGACACCTTTGTGCTCTCGGGCTATCCGCACTTGGAAGAGGCCTACCGCTTTGCCGAGCTGGTCTTCCCGCTGCTGCCCGTCAACGTGCAGGAAAAGCTGGGCGGTGGCAACCCCGGCGGGCCTTTTGGTGAAACCGTGGCCAACCTCTATACGCCTGAACGCGAAAACGTTCGCGTGTCGCAAAGCTGA
- a CDS encoding sulfonate ABC transporter substrate-binding protein, whose translation MTERNHTSALISSPSSSSLPSATRRQWLAGTAASALALASGNLLAQTGSGTGTGTGQRVLRVGHQKGWLSILKNRGTLEKRLTPLGVSVRWVEFNAGPVQLEALNVGSIDFGDVGEAPPIFAQAAGAPLVYAGATVARPGLEAVIVPKGSAIRSVADLKGKRIAYNKGSNVHYFLVKLLEKHGLKYGDVQSVFLAPADARAAFEKGSVDAWVIWDPFLAAAQKSLDARLLVDAKGVVNNRTYYFTSRDFASRNADVLRIAIEEIAAIDTWASKNKGAAATELSQILGLDPAVTELYLSRAEYGTKVVDASILAEQQKIADTFFELKLIPKKLNLLHAAPVDLVAGR comes from the coding sequence ATGACCGAACGAAACCACACTTCTGCCCTTATTTCGTCGCCATCGTCATCGTCATTGCCAAGCGCCACACGCCGTCAGTGGCTGGCAGGCACAGCGGCCTCGGCCCTGGCGCTGGCCTCGGGCAATCTGCTGGCACAGACCGGCAGCGGTACGGGTACGGGCACCGGCCAGCGCGTGCTGCGGGTGGGCCATCAAAAAGGCTGGCTGTCCATTCTCAAAAATCGCGGCACGCTGGAAAAGCGGCTGACGCCACTGGGCGTTTCCGTGCGCTGGGTGGAATTCAACGCCGGGCCGGTGCAGCTGGAGGCGCTGAACGTCGGCTCCATCGACTTTGGCGATGTGGGCGAAGCGCCGCCCATTTTTGCCCAGGCCGCTGGTGCGCCGCTGGTCTATGCTGGTGCCACCGTGGCGCGGCCAGGGCTTGAGGCGGTGATCGTGCCCAAGGGTTCGGCCATTCGCAGCGTGGCCGACCTCAAGGGCAAACGCATTGCCTATAACAAAGGCTCCAACGTCCATTACTTTCTGGTCAAGCTGTTGGAAAAGCATGGCCTGAAATACGGCGATGTGCAGTCCGTCTTTCTCGCTCCCGCCGATGCGCGTGCGGCGTTTGAAAAAGGCTCGGTCGATGCCTGGGTGATCTGGGACCCCTTCCTGGCCGCTGCCCAGAAGTCGCTGGACGCCCGCCTGCTGGTCGATGCCAAGGGCGTGGTCAACAACCGCACCTACTACTTCACCTCGCGTGACTTTGCCAGCCGCAACGCCGATGTGCTGCGCATTGCCATTGAAGAAATTGCCGCCATCGACACCTGGGCCAGCAAGAACAAGGGCGCTGCGGCGACCGAGCTGTCGCAGATTCTGGGGCTGGACCCCGCCGTGACCGAGCTGTACCTGAGCCGCGCTGAATACGGCACGAAGGTGGTGGACGCCAGCATTCTGGCCGAGCAGCAAAAGATTGCCGACACCTTCTTCGAGCTGAAGCTCATCCCCAAGAAGCTCAACCTGCTGCACGCCGCGCCCGTGGACCTGGTGGCGGGCCGCTGA
- the ssuE gene encoding NADPH-dependent FMN reductase yields the protein MSILLIAGSPSQPSRSSALLSAVATRLQAQGLSTEPVLQLNQLDPAALLHARFDHPEIRAITDRVAKADAVVVATPVYKAAYAGLLKVFLDVLPQTALKGKLVLPLATGGSPHHMLALDYALRPVLQSLGARHILPGIYATDQGVPLLPEGGYGLSPEIAERVDDAAQLLATDLRRSAQWAAVNDFESIAFSDVRCSV from the coding sequence ATGTCGATTTTGCTGATTGCCGGTAGTCCCTCGCAGCCCTCGCGCTCCAGCGCCTTGCTCAGTGCTGTGGCCACCCGCCTGCAGGCGCAGGGCCTGAGCACCGAGCCCGTGCTGCAGCTCAACCAGCTGGACCCTGCGGCCTTGCTGCATGCCAGGTTTGACCACCCTGAAATTCGCGCCATCACCGATCGCGTTGCCAAAGCGGATGCCGTGGTGGTGGCCACCCCGGTGTACAAGGCGGCCTACGCCGGTTTGCTGAAAGTTTTTCTTGATGTGCTGCCGCAGACCGCGCTCAAGGGCAAGCTGGTTCTGCCCCTGGCCACGGGCGGTAGCCCCCACCACATGCTGGCGCTGGACTATGCGCTGCGGCCCGTGCTGCAGTCGCTGGGCGCGCGCCATATCCTGCCCGGCATCTATGCCACCGACCAGGGCGTTCCCCTGCTGCCCGAAGGCGGCTATGGCCTGTCGCCCGAAATTGCCGAGCGCGTGGATGACGCCGCTCAACTGCTGGCCACCGATCTGCGCCGCAGCGCGCAGTGGGCTGCTGTCAATGATTTTGAAAGCATCGCGTTCTCTGACGTGCGATGTAGCGTTTGA